Proteins from a genomic interval of Desulfoplanes formicivorans:
- a CDS encoding HD-GYP domain-containing protein → MMTMNLQPANRLDCQNLQDFRDCPAINACSGMVHDFAESLGLALDARDENTHDHSRQVAETALLLVKGLGLDRSRAELIHVAGHLHDIGKMGLPDSILKKQGALNDEEWRIMKTHPVIGARIVAPIKVFQGKNSIQAIILHHHERYDGKGYPCGIRGDKVPLGARVIAVAEALSAMIQNRPYRQGMTFEDAAIEIFNNTGKQLCPIVVNAFARNMEKIHDYYAPKNMT, encoded by the coding sequence ATGATGACAATGAATCTTCAGCCTGCAAACAGGCTTGACTGTCAAAATCTTCAGGACTTCAGGGATTGTCCCGCCATAAATGCCTGTTCAGGCATGGTGCACGATTTTGCCGAGTCCCTTGGGCTGGCTCTGGATGCCCGGGATGAAAATACCCATGACCATTCCAGACAGGTGGCCGAAACGGCCCTACTGCTGGTCAAGGGGCTGGGATTGGACAGATCCAGGGCCGAACTCATCCATGTTGCCGGTCATTTGCATGATATTGGTAAGATGGGATTGCCCGACAGTATTTTGAAAAAGCAAGGGGCCCTCAACGATGAAGAGTGGCGAATCATGAAGACCCATCCGGTCATTGGGGCCCGAATCGTTGCCCCCATTAAGGTATTCCAGGGAAAAAACAGCATTCAGGCCATCATCCTTCACCATCACGAACGGTACGACGGCAAGGGCTATCCCTGTGGCATCCGTGGGGACAAGGTTCCCCTGGGTGCCCGGGTTATTGCCGTGGCCGAGGCACTGTCTGCCATGATCCAGAATCGTCCGTATCGTCAGGGCATGACTTTTGAGGATGCCGCTATAGAAATTTTTAATAATACGGGAAAGCAGCTCTGCCCCATTGTAGTCAATGCCTTTGCCAGAAATATGGAGAAAATACATGATTATTATGCGCCTAAAAATATGACTTGA